In one window of Streptomyces sp. NBC_01224 DNA:
- a CDS encoding aminoglycoside phosphotransferase family protein — MGFEPPQRLVRALGESYGDAAAADWLAQLPALTEEALSSTGQQLTVERVAAPGGRSSLVLLVTCSDGTPAALKIAPSGAAPELEQAALAHWNGWGAVQLLNGGPNALLLERLHPEVSLRSLPEAKALLEAAGTVRRLWVEPPAGHGFETVAERTGRRTEPMRAYAAADPSLEPLVSAALAAREELVAHSPELLLLHGNFRQSKVLAGERVPWLTVGPEPLVGERAYDLARLVRDRVEDLIASPGGPVTARRRIKKLADSLDVDRERLHGWTLFRAVESGTRALAVGRRQEGELTLEFAGWL; from the coding sequence ATGGGTTTCGAACCGCCGCAGCGTCTGGTGCGAGCGCTCGGCGAGTCGTACGGGGATGCGGCCGCCGCCGACTGGCTCGCGCAGCTTCCCGCACTGACCGAGGAAGCGCTGTCCTCGACCGGGCAGCAGCTGACCGTGGAACGGGTCGCGGCCCCCGGGGGCCGCAGCAGTCTGGTCCTGCTGGTGACATGCTCCGACGGCACCCCGGCCGCGCTGAAGATCGCTCCGTCCGGGGCCGCGCCCGAGCTGGAGCAGGCGGCGCTCGCTCACTGGAACGGCTGGGGCGCGGTGCAGCTCCTCAACGGCGGCCCCAACGCACTGCTGCTCGAACGACTGCATCCCGAGGTGTCGCTGCGCTCACTGCCGGAGGCGAAGGCGCTGCTGGAGGCGGCGGGGACGGTGCGCCGGCTCTGGGTCGAGCCGCCGGCCGGCCATGGATTCGAGACGGTCGCCGAGCGGACCGGGCGCCGTACGGAGCCGATGCGCGCCTACGCCGCAGCCGACCCGAGCCTGGAGCCGCTGGTCTCCGCGGCGCTCGCGGCGCGTGAGGAGCTTGTCGCCCACTCCCCCGAACTCCTGCTGCTGCACGGCAATTTCCGTCAGAGCAAGGTGCTCGCGGGCGAGCGGGTGCCCTGGCTGACGGTCGGGCCGGAGCCGCTGGTCGGTGAGCGGGCCTACGATCTGGCGCGCCTGGTGCGTGACCGCGTCGAGGATCTGATCGCCTCCCCCGGCGGCCCGGTGACGGCCCGTCGGCGGATCAAGAAGCTCGCCGATTCGCTGGACGTGGACCGGGAGCGGCTGCACGGCTGGACGCTGTTCCGCGCGGTGGAGTCGGGAACCCGGGCGCTGGCGGTCGGCCGTCGCCAGGAGGGCGAGCTGACGCTGGAGTTCGCGGGCTGGCTGTGA
- a CDS encoding proline--tRNA ligase — MAQVQRMSRLMIKTLRDDPADAETLNHKLLVRAGYVRRTAAGIWTWLPLGKKVLENITRVVREEMDAIGGQEVLLPALLPKESYDASGRYHEYGDLLFKLKDRKGAEYLLGPTHEEIFTQVVKDQITSYKDLPVILYQIQTKYRDEARPRAGVLRGREFQMKDSYSFDTTDEGLIEAYQLHRAAYIRIFERLGLDHRIVSAVSGAMGGSASEEFLAPAPAGEDTFADCPACDYAANTEAVTFRTTPVDGSAHGPVEELDTPDTPTIETLAAHLGVPASATLKNLLVKVDGEIVAVGVPGDREVDLGKLGEHLAPAVVELVTAEDFEGRADLVRGYVGPQGLEKVRYIADPRIAAGTAWITGANKPGTHAKNVVAGRDFEVDDYLDVVVVEAGDPCPKCGTGLRLDRAIEIGHIFQLGRKFADAFQLDVLGQNGKPVRVTMGSYGIGVSRAVAALAEQTADEQGLCWPREIAPADVHVVAAGKALQTELALDVAEKLAAAGVRVMVDDRAGVSPGVKFTDAELIGIPKILVAGRRSAEGVLELKDRRTGEREELTVDEAIARLTAQG; from the coding sequence ATGGCCCAGGTCCAGCGCATGTCCCGATTGATGATCAAGACACTGCGCGATGACCCGGCGGACGCCGAGACGCTCAACCACAAGCTGCTCGTCCGGGCCGGATACGTACGCCGCACGGCGGCCGGAATCTGGACCTGGCTGCCGCTCGGCAAGAAGGTCCTGGAGAACATCACCCGCGTCGTGCGCGAGGAGATGGACGCCATCGGCGGCCAGGAAGTGCTGCTGCCCGCGCTGCTCCCCAAGGAGTCGTACGACGCCAGCGGCCGCTACCACGAGTACGGCGATCTGCTCTTCAAGCTCAAGGACCGCAAGGGCGCCGAGTACCTCCTGGGCCCCACCCACGAAGAGATCTTCACCCAGGTCGTCAAGGATCAGATCACGTCCTACAAGGACCTGCCCGTGATCCTGTACCAGATCCAGACCAAGTACCGGGACGAGGCCCGCCCGCGCGCCGGTGTGCTGCGCGGCCGCGAGTTCCAGATGAAGGACTCGTACTCCTTCGACACCACGGACGAGGGGCTCATCGAGGCGTACCAGCTGCACCGCGCCGCCTACATCCGGATCTTCGAGCGGCTCGGCCTCGACCACCGCATCGTCTCCGCCGTCTCCGGTGCGATGGGCGGCTCGGCCTCCGAGGAGTTCCTGGCCCCCGCCCCGGCCGGTGAGGACACCTTCGCCGACTGCCCCGCCTGCGACTACGCCGCAAACACCGAGGCGGTGACCTTCAGGACCACCCCCGTGGACGGCTCGGCGCACGGCCCCGTCGAGGAGCTGGACACCCCCGACACCCCGACCATCGAGACGCTCGCCGCGCACTTGGGCGTCCCGGCCTCCGCGACCCTGAAGAACCTGCTGGTCAAGGTCGACGGCGAGATCGTCGCCGTGGGCGTGCCCGGCGACCGCGAGGTCGACCTCGGCAAGCTCGGCGAGCACCTTGCCCCCGCTGTCGTCGAACTGGTCACCGCGGAGGACTTCGAGGGCCGCGCCGACCTGGTGCGCGGCTACGTCGGCCCGCAGGGTCTGGAGAAGGTCCGCTACATCGCCGACCCACGCATCGCCGCCGGCACCGCCTGGATCACCGGCGCGAACAAGCCCGGCACCCACGCGAAGAACGTCGTCGCCGGCCGTGACTTCGAGGTCGACGACTACCTCGACGTCGTCGTCGTCGAGGCGGGCGACCCGTGCCCCAAGTGCGGCACCGGCCTCAGGCTGGACCGCGCCATCGAGATCGGCCACATCTTCCAGCTGGGCCGTAAGTTCGCGGACGCCTTCCAGCTCGATGTGCTCGGCCAGAACGGCAAGCCGGTCCGGGTCACCATGGGTTCCTACGGCATCGGCGTCTCCCGCGCCGTCGCCGCGCTCGCCGAGCAGACCGCCGACGAGCAGGGGCTGTGCTGGCCCCGCGAGATCGCCCCGGCCGATGTCCATGTCGTCGCGGCGGGCAAGGCGCTCCAGACGGAGCTGGCCCTCGACGTCGCCGAGAAGCTCGCCGCCGCCGGTGTGAGGGTCATGGTCGACGACCGCGCGGGCGTCTCGCCCGGTGTGAAGTTCACCGACGCCGAGCTGATCGGCATCCCGAAGATCCTGGTCGCCGGCCGCCGCTCGGCAGAGGGCGTCCTGGAGCTCAAGGACCGCCGTACGGGCGAGCGCGAGGAGCTCACGGTCGACGAGGCGATCGCCCGCTTGACCGCTCAGGGCTGA
- a CDS encoding GNAT family N-acetyltransferase gives MAAVSGDGPHTPSVRIGPIDLAARVDEALAVQAVAFGLGPEEIEVRRHIVLRHLDHPCARALGATTPGGRLVGFVYGLPNERGQWWSTVVEPYLRATGCAHWLDDSFVITELHVLPKFQNRGIGRALITAITDAVDQPRSILSAIDTESPARGLYRSLGYQDLARQVLFPSAPKPYAVMGAPLPLRRKG, from the coding sequence ATGGCAGCAGTTTCCGGGGACGGCCCCCACACTCCCAGCGTCCGGATCGGACCGATCGATCTTGCCGCGCGCGTGGACGAGGCGCTCGCGGTGCAGGCTGTCGCCTTCGGCCTGGGACCGGAAGAGATCGAAGTACGGCGCCACATCGTCCTCAGACACCTCGACCACCCCTGCGCCCGCGCGCTGGGCGCCACCACCCCGGGCGGCCGGCTCGTCGGCTTCGTCTACGGCCTGCCGAACGAACGCGGCCAGTGGTGGTCCACCGTCGTCGAGCCCTACCTCCGCGCCACCGGCTGTGCGCACTGGCTCGACGACTCGTTCGTCATCACCGAGCTGCACGTCCTGCCGAAGTTCCAGAACCGCGGCATCGGCCGCGCGCTGATCACCGCCATCACGGACGCCGTCGACCAGCCCCGGTCCATCCTCTCCGCGATCGACACGGAGAGCCCGGCACGTGGTCTCTATCGCAGTCTCGGCTACCAGGACCTGGCCCGGCAGGTGCTCTTTCCCAGCGCTCCCAAGCCGTACGCGGTGATGGGAGCCCCGCTTCCGCTGCGTCGCAAGGGCTAG
- a CDS encoding GNAT family N-acetyltransferase — protein MLTQTTTRVLEPSDLGAVLAILESEPVANAFVTSRVQIAGLDPWRLGGEMWGWYADGRLRSLCYSGANLVPICATPESVRAFADRARRVGRRCSSIVGPAEPTTQLWRLLEPGWGPAREVRAHQPLMVTQSPSADVTPDPLVRRIRKDEMDVLMPACVAMFTEEVGISPLAGDGGLLYQARVAELIGAGRSFARIEDGRVVFKAEIGAATSQACQIQGVWVAPEHRGRGLSETGMAAVLRYALADVAPVVSLYVNDYNTPARKAYTRVGFREVGAFMSVLF, from the coding sequence GTGTTGACGCAGACCACCACCCGGGTCCTCGAACCCAGCGACCTCGGCGCCGTTCTCGCCATCCTGGAGAGCGAACCCGTCGCCAATGCCTTCGTGACGTCCCGGGTCCAGATCGCAGGTCTCGATCCCTGGCGCCTCGGCGGCGAGATGTGGGGCTGGTACGCCGATGGACGGCTGCGCTCGCTGTGCTACTCGGGCGCCAACCTCGTACCGATCTGCGCCACCCCCGAATCTGTCAGGGCCTTCGCCGACCGGGCCCGCCGGGTCGGCCGACGCTGCTCCTCGATCGTCGGCCCCGCAGAGCCCACCACCCAGCTGTGGCGGCTCCTCGAACCCGGCTGGGGCCCCGCCCGCGAGGTCCGGGCCCATCAGCCGCTCATGGTCACCCAGAGCCCGTCCGCCGACGTCACACCCGACCCCCTGGTCCGCCGGATCCGCAAGGACGAGATGGACGTCCTGATGCCGGCCTGCGTGGCCATGTTCACCGAGGAGGTCGGCATTTCCCCGCTCGCGGGCGACGGCGGACTCCTCTACCAGGCACGCGTCGCCGAGCTCATCGGCGCCGGCCGCTCGTTCGCCCGGATCGAGGACGGCCGGGTCGTCTTCAAGGCGGAGATCGGCGCGGCCACCTCGCAGGCCTGCCAGATCCAGGGTGTCTGGGTCGCCCCCGAACACCGCGGCCGAGGACTCTCCGAGACCGGCATGGCGGCGGTCCTGCGCTACGCACTGGCCGATGTCGCACCCGTCGTCAGCCTGTACGTGAACGACTACAACACTCCTGCGCGCAAGGCCTACACCAGGGTCGGCTTCCGCGAGGTCGGCGCGTTCATGAGTGTGCTGTTCTGA
- the ispG gene encoding flavodoxin-dependent (E)-4-hydroxy-3-methylbut-2-enyl-diphosphate synthase — translation MTAISLGMPSVPTKLADRRVSRQIQVGSVAVGGDAPVSVQSMTTTRTSDVGATLQQIAELTASGCQIVRVACPTQDDADALATIARKSQIPVIADIHFQPKYVFAAIDAGCAAVRVNPGNIKQFDDKVKEIARAAKDAGTPIRIGVNAGSLDARLLKKYGKATPEALVESALWEASLFEEHGFRDIKISVKHNDPVVMVNAYRQLAAQCDYPLHLGVTEAGPAFQGTIKSAVAFGALLSEGIGDTIRVSLSAPPAEEVKVGLQILESLNLKQRRLEIVSCPSCGRAQVDVYKLADQVSAGLEGMEVPLRVAVMGCVVNGPGEAREADLGVASGNGKGQIFVKGEVIKTVPESKIVETLIEEALKIAEQMEKDGIASGEPQVSIS, via the coding sequence ATGACTGCGATTTCTCTCGGAATGCCGTCCGTTCCGACCAAGCTCGCCGACCGGAGGGTCAGCCGCCAGATCCAGGTCGGGTCGGTTGCGGTGGGCGGGGATGCGCCGGTGTCGGTGCAGTCGATGACCACGACGCGTACGTCGGACGTCGGTGCGACGTTGCAGCAGATCGCGGAGCTGACGGCGTCGGGCTGTCAGATCGTGCGGGTGGCGTGTCCGACGCAGGACGATGCGGACGCGCTGGCGACGATCGCGAGGAAGTCGCAGATTCCGGTGATCGCGGACATTCATTTCCAGCCGAAGTATGTGTTCGCGGCGATTGATGCGGGCTGTGCGGCGGTGCGGGTGAATCCGGGGAACATCAAGCAGTTCGACGACAAGGTGAAGGAGATCGCGCGGGCCGCGAAGGATGCGGGTACGCCGATCCGGATCGGTGTGAATGCCGGTTCGCTGGATGCGCGGCTGCTGAAGAAGTACGGGAAGGCGACTCCGGAGGCTTTGGTGGAGTCGGCTCTGTGGGAGGCGTCGCTCTTCGAGGAGCACGGTTTCCGGGACATCAAGATCTCGGTGAAGCACAACGATCCGGTGGTGATGGTCAATGCGTACCGTCAGCTGGCGGCGCAGTGCGATTATCCGCTGCATCTGGGTGTGACGGAGGCGGGGCCGGCGTTCCAGGGGACGATCAAGTCGGCGGTGGCGTTCGGTGCGCTGCTGAGCGAGGGGATCGGGGACACGATCCGGGTGTCGCTGTCGGCGCCGCCGGCCGAGGAGGTCAAGGTCGGGCTGCAGATTCTGGAGTCGTTGAATCTGAAGCAGCGGCGGCTGGAGATCGTGTCGTGTCCGTCGTGCGGTCGGGCGCAGGTGGATGTGTACAAGCTGGCGGATCAGGTCAGTGCGGGTCTTGAGGGCATGGAGGTGCCGTTGCGGGTGGCCGTGATGGGCTGTGTCGTCAACGGTCCGGGTGAGGCCCGTGAGGCGGACCTGGGTGTCGCTTCCGGGAACGGCAAGGGGCAGATCTTCGTGAAGGGCGAGGTCATCAAGACCGTGCCCGAGTCGAAGATCGTCGAGACGCTGATCGAAGAAGCCCTGAAGATCGCCGAGCAGATGGAGAAGGACGGCATCGCCTCGGGCGAGCCCCAGGTCTCCATCAGCTGA
- a CDS encoding M50 family metallopeptidase, with translation MSITTVLLTILGIVVFVIGLLFSIAWHELGHLSTAKLFGIRVPQYMVGFGPTVWSRKKGDTEYGIKAIPAGGYIRMIGMFPPGPDGRLEARSTSPWRGMIEDARSAAFEELEPGDEKRLFYTRKPWKRIIVMFAGPFMNLVLAVAIFLGVAMTFGFQTQTTEVAGVQKCVIAQSANRDTCKKSDPVSPAQAAGLKKGDKIVAFDGQKVDDWATLSDKIRDTIGPATITVQRDGREQTLHAVLKKNAVAKKDSKGEVVPGQYVTAGYLGFAAQTEIVPLSFGDSVVRMGDMIENGVDSIIALPSKIPDLWSAAFGGGERAADSPVGVVGAARIGGEVMTLDVPATNQIAMMLFLLAGFNLSLFLFNMLPLLPLDGGHIAGALWEALRRNVARVFRRPDPGPFDVAKLMPVAYVVAGVFICFTLLVLVADIVNPVKIS, from the coding sequence ATGAGTATTACGACGGTCCTGTTGACGATTCTGGGCATCGTCGTCTTCGTCATCGGGCTGCTGTTCTCGATCGCCTGGCACGAGCTGGGGCACCTGTCGACCGCGAAGCTCTTCGGCATCCGCGTCCCCCAGTACATGGTCGGCTTCGGACCGACGGTCTGGTCGCGGAAGAAGGGCGACACCGAGTACGGGATCAAGGCCATTCCGGCCGGCGGCTACATCCGCATGATCGGCATGTTCCCGCCGGGTCCGGACGGGCGCCTGGAGGCGCGTTCCACGTCGCCGTGGCGCGGCATGATCGAGGACGCCAGGTCCGCGGCCTTCGAAGAGCTCGAACCAGGTGACGAGAAGCGGCTCTTCTACACGCGCAAGCCGTGGAAGCGCATCATCGTGATGTTCGCCGGACCGTTCATGAACCTGGTCCTCGCCGTCGCGATCTTCCTCGGTGTGGCGATGACCTTCGGGTTCCAGACCCAGACCACCGAGGTGGCGGGTGTCCAGAAGTGCGTGATCGCCCAGAGCGCGAACCGCGACACCTGCAAGAAGTCCGACCCGGTCTCGCCCGCACAGGCCGCAGGACTCAAGAAGGGCGACAAGATCGTCGCCTTCGACGGCCAGAAGGTCGACGACTGGGCCACGCTCTCCGACAAGATCCGCGACACCATCGGCCCCGCCACGATCACGGTCCAGCGCGACGGCCGGGAGCAGACCCTCCACGCGGTGCTGAAGAAGAACGCGGTGGCGAAGAAGGACTCCAAGGGAGAGGTGGTCCCCGGTCAGTACGTGACGGCCGGCTACCTCGGCTTCGCCGCCCAGACCGAGATCGTTCCGCTCTCCTTCGGAGACTCGGTCGTCCGCATGGGAGACATGATCGAGAACGGCGTCGACTCGATCATCGCCCTGCCCTCCAAGATCCCGGACCTGTGGAGCGCAGCCTTCGGCGGCGGTGAGCGCGCAGCGGACTCCCCGGTCGGTGTGGTCGGTGCGGCCAGGATCGGCGGCGAGGTGATGACGCTCGACGTCCCGGCGACGAACCAGATCGCGATGATGCTGTTCCTGCTGGCCGGCTTCAATCTCTCGCTGTTCCTCTTCAACATGCTGCCCCTGCTGCCGCTCGACGGCGGGCACATCGCCGGAGCGCTCTGGGAGGCCCTGCGCCGCAATGTGGCACGGGTCTTCAGGCGCCCCGACCCGGGCCCCTTCGACGTGGCCAAACTGATGCCGGTCGCCTATGTCGTCGCAGGTGTATTCATCTGCTTCACACTGCTGGTGCTGGTGGCCGACATCGTCAACCCGGTCAAGATCTCCTGA
- the dxr gene encoding 1-deoxy-D-xylulose-5-phosphate reductoisomerase: MGGMSDSPAPLADPHVVFDATEGPRDLVILGSTGSIGTQAIDLVLRNPDRFRVTALSAAGGRVALLAEQARQLRVRTVAVAAPDAVPALREALREQYGTGEPLPEILAGPEAATQLAAGDCHTVLNGITGSIGLAPTLAALEAGRTLALANKESLIVGGPLVKALAAPGQIIPVDSEHAALFQALAAGTRADVRKLVVTASGGPFRGRTKSELVRVTREEALAHPTWAMGPVITINSATLVNKGLEVIEAHLLYDIPFDRIEVVVHPQSYVHSMVEFTDGSTLAQATPPDMRGPIAIGLGWPQRIPDAAPAFDWSKASSWEFFPLDNEAFPSVGLARHVGTLGATAPAVFNAANEECVDAFLAGRLPFNGIMDTVTAVVAEHGTPATGTSLTVADVLEAETWARARARELSAKATAEARA, from the coding sequence ATGGGGGGCATGAGCGACAGCCCTGCCCCCCTCGCCGACCCGCACGTCGTCTTCGATGCCACGGAAGGACCCCGGGATCTCGTCATCCTCGGCTCCACCGGCTCCATCGGCACCCAGGCCATCGACCTGGTGCTGCGCAACCCCGACCGCTTCCGCGTCACCGCGCTCTCCGCCGCGGGCGGCCGGGTCGCACTCCTCGCCGAGCAGGCGCGGCAGCTGCGGGTGCGTACCGTGGCCGTCGCCGCACCGGACGCCGTACCGGCCCTCCGCGAGGCGCTGCGCGAGCAGTACGGGACCGGCGAGCCGCTCCCCGAGATCCTGGCAGGGCCCGAAGCCGCCACCCAGCTCGCCGCCGGCGACTGCCACACCGTGCTCAACGGAATCACCGGATCGATCGGTCTCGCCCCCACGCTCGCCGCACTCGAAGCGGGCCGCACGCTCGCCCTGGCCAACAAGGAGTCGCTGATCGTCGGCGGCCCGCTGGTCAAGGCGCTGGCCGCGCCCGGCCAGATCATCCCGGTCGACTCCGAGCACGCCGCCCTCTTCCAGGCGCTCGCCGCCGGGACCAGGGCCGACGTACGCAAGCTCGTCGTCACAGCATCCGGCGGCCCCTTCCGGGGACGAACCAAGAGCGAGCTCGTGAGGGTCACCCGCGAGGAGGCCCTCGCGCACCCGACCTGGGCCATGGGGCCGGTCATCACGATCAACTCCGCCACCCTGGTCAACAAGGGACTGGAGGTCATCGAGGCGCATCTCCTCTACGACATTCCGTTCGACCGGATCGAGGTCGTGGTCCACCCCCAGTCGTACGTTCACTCCATGGTGGAGTTCACCGACGGCTCCACCCTCGCCCAGGCCACACCCCCGGACATGAGGGGCCCGATCGCCATCGGCCTCGGCTGGCCCCAGCGCATCCCGGACGCCGCACCGGCCTTCGACTGGTCGAAGGCGTCCAGCTGGGAGTTCTTCCCCCTCGACAACGAGGCCTTCCCGTCCGTGGGACTGGCCAGACACGTGGGCACGCTCGGCGCCACCGCCCCGGCCGTGTTCAACGCCGCGAACGAGGAATGCGTCGACGCATTCCTGGCAGGACGGCTGCCGTTCAACGGAATCATGGATACGGTCACGGCGGTGGTGGCCGAACACGGCACCCCCGCCACGGGAACTTCGCTCACGGTCGCAGACGTCCTCGAAGCGGAGACCTGGGCACGCGCCCGGGCCCGTGAACTCTCGGCGAAAGCGACAGCGGAGGCGCGCGCATGA
- a CDS encoding LppU/SCO3897 family protein: MSTPPHHPPTSYGSVASCHICGAIPAVHAVVRGHRGLVVTLRFLTEEGAFCRTCGTATYRRMTSDTLWQGWWGLLSVFAAPVTMVMNIGARSRIRALPHPVGSLRPQLAPGRRVLARPPALVILAALVVALGAVVVPKLIPHTQPTFTAGDCIRNHAKWPEQDLEEVGCSSPEAEYWISDGDKCWGKDWLLYLEYSAEKKTLCAHPMSK; the protein is encoded by the coding sequence ATGTCCACGCCGCCCCACCACCCGCCGACCTCCTACGGATCCGTTGCGTCGTGCCATATCTGCGGCGCGATACCGGCGGTCCACGCCGTGGTGCGTGGACACCGCGGGCTCGTCGTCACACTGCGCTTCCTGACCGAGGAGGGCGCCTTCTGCCGGACCTGCGGAACGGCCACATACCGCCGGATGACCTCGGACACCCTCTGGCAGGGCTGGTGGGGTCTGCTGTCGGTGTTCGCCGCACCGGTCACGATGGTGATGAACATCGGCGCCCGCTCCCGGATCCGCGCCCTGCCCCACCCGGTGGGCAGTCTGCGGCCCCAACTCGCCCCGGGGCGCCGGGTCCTGGCCCGGCCGCCCGCGCTGGTCATCCTGGCCGCCCTGGTCGTGGCCCTGGGCGCGGTCGTGGTCCCTAAGCTGATTCCGCACACCCAGCCCACGTTCACCGCCGGTGACTGCATCCGCAACCATGCGAAATGGCCCGAGCAGGACCTCGAAGAGGTCGGCTGCAGCTCCCCCGAGGCCGAGTACTGGATCTCCGACGGGGACAAGTGCTGGGGCAAGGACTGGCTGCTGTACCTGGAGTACAGCGCGGAGAAGAAGACCCTGTGCGCTCACCCCATGTCGAAATGA
- the aroA gene encoding 3-phosphoshikimate 1-carboxyvinyltransferase, with translation MTVIHIPGSKSVTARALFLAAAANGTSTLVRPLRSDDTEGFAGGLTRLGYRVGQEADRWHIEGSPSGPAVTDVYCRDGATTARFLPTLAAAAASGTYRFDASAQMRRRPLAPLTEALRTLGVDLRHDAAEGHHPLRISASGIRGGELTLDAGESSQYLTALLMLGPLTAQGLRITVTDLVSAPYIEITLAMMRSFGVEVTRGGHDNNVFTVPPGGYRATTYAIEPDASTASYFFAAAALTGREITVPGLGTDALQGDLRFVDVLRRMGAEVHTTAEATTVRSSGALSGLTVNMRDISDTMPTLAAIAPFASGPVRIEDVGNTRVKECDRLEACAQNLRRMGITVKTGRDWIEIHPGAPRPTEIATHGDHRIVMSFAVAGLRVPGITFDDPGCVRKTFPGFHEAFAGFAELTNR, from the coding sequence GTGACCGTCATCCACATCCCCGGCTCCAAGTCCGTCACCGCGCGTGCCCTGTTCCTGGCCGCCGCCGCGAACGGCACCAGTACCCTCGTACGGCCCCTGCGCTCGGACGACACCGAGGGGTTCGCCGGAGGCCTCACGCGCCTCGGCTACCGCGTCGGGCAGGAAGCGGACCGCTGGCACATCGAGGGCAGCCCCTCCGGCCCCGCCGTCACCGACGTCTACTGCCGCGACGGCGCCACCACGGCACGCTTCCTGCCGACCCTTGCCGCGGCCGCCGCCTCCGGCACGTACCGCTTCGACGCCTCCGCCCAGATGCGCCGCCGCCCCCTCGCCCCGCTCACGGAGGCCCTGCGCACGCTCGGTGTCGACCTGCGCCACGACGCGGCCGAGGGCCACCACCCGCTGCGGATCAGCGCATCCGGCATCAGGGGCGGCGAACTCACCCTGGACGCGGGGGAGTCCTCCCAGTACCTCACCGCGCTCCTGATGCTCGGACCGCTGACCGCTCAGGGGCTCCGGATCACCGTCACCGACCTGGTCTCCGCCCCGTACATCGAGATCACCCTCGCGATGATGCGCAGCTTCGGCGTCGAGGTGACCCGCGGCGGCCACGACAACAACGTCTTCACCGTGCCACCCGGCGGCTACCGGGCCACCACCTACGCCATCGAGCCCGACGCCTCCACCGCGAGTTACTTCTTCGCCGCGGCGGCCCTCACCGGCCGTGAGATCACCGTCCCCGGCCTCGGCACGGACGCACTCCAGGGCGACCTCCGGTTCGTCGATGTGCTGCGCCGCATGGGCGCCGAGGTGCACACCACCGCCGAAGCCACCACCGTCCGCTCCAGTGGCGCTCTCTCGGGCCTCACCGTCAATATGCGCGACATCTCCGACACCATGCCGACGCTGGCGGCGATCGCCCCCTTCGCCTCGGGGCCGGTACGCATCGAGGACGTGGGCAACACCCGGGTGAAGGAGTGCGACCGGCTGGAGGCCTGCGCCCAGAACCTCAGGCGGATGGGCATCACGGTCAAAACGGGCCGGGACTGGATCGAGATCCATCCCGGCGCACCCCGCCCCACCGAGATCGCCACCCACGGTGACCACCGCATCGTCATGTCGTTCGCCGTCGCCGGCCTGCGGGTGCCGGGCATCACGTTCGACGACCCCGGTTGCGTACGGAAGACGTTTCCCGGGTTCCATGAGGCCTTCGCCGGGTTCGCGGAACTCACGAACCGTTAG